A window from Lachnoanaerobaculum umeaense encodes these proteins:
- a CDS encoding galactose ABC transporter substrate-binding protein: MKKSYGFFMIIAVLVAALIGVFFMISHIDPPKKNVVKIGLCLYRFDDTFISNVRHEIEEYVKVYENENDIKINLEVVDAKDNQNTQNHQVERFVSLDYDVLLINVVDRFAASNMIETAVGADIPIIFFNRKPVDDDLNRADNIYYIGAGPKAAGIEQANIIIDAYKESPHSIDIDGDGVINYVLLEGEPSHQDSLVRTEWVIKTLQDNDIPINKLNGAIGNWERAQGSALMEEWLKEYNNIDLIISNNDDMALGAIDAIERANNISGIKAVGIDGTKEALEAIKEGKLLGTIESDKKEYAKAVVEIAMSSIGKSTLPEDIKYKLLDNRTYDVEQIPRIK, translated from the coding sequence ATGAAGAAAAGTTATGGTTTTTTTATGATTATTGCAGTCCTTGTTGCTGCATTGATCGGTGTTTTTTTTATGATAAGTCATATTGACCCACCAAAGAAAAATGTTGTTAAGATAGGACTTTGTCTTTATAGATTTGACGACACTTTTATATCAAATGTCAGACATGAAATTGAAGAATATGTAAAAGTATATGAGAATGAAAATGATATCAAGATAAATCTTGAAGTAGTAGATGCTAAAGACAATCAAAACACACAAAATCATCAGGTGGAGAGATTTGTATCATTAGATTATGATGTACTACTAATAAATGTTGTGGACAGATTTGCCGCCTCAAATATGATTGAAACAGCGGTGGGAGCAGATATTCCTATAATATTTTTTAATAGAAAGCCTGTAGATGATGATTTGAATCGAGCTGACAATATCTACTATATAGGAGCAGGGCCAAAGGCAGCAGGTATAGAGCAGGCAAATATAATAATAGATGCCTATAAGGAAAGTCCACACAGCATTGATATAGATGGTGATGGTGTGATAAATTATGTGCTTTTAGAAGGTGAGCCAAGTCATCAGGATTCTTTAGTTAGAACAGAGTGGGTGATAAAGACTCTACAGGATAATGATATTCCGATAAATAAGCTAAATGGTGCTATCGGCAACTGGGAAAGGGCTCAAGGCTCAGCACTTATGGAGGAGTGGCTCAAAGAATATAATAATATAGATCTGATCATCTCAAATAATGATGATATGGCTTTGGGTGCAATCGATGCCATAGAAAGAGCCAATAATATAAGCGGCATAAAGGCGGTAGGTATAGATGGAACGAAGGAGGCTCTTGAGGCAATCAAAGAAGGTAAACTTTTGGGCACTATAGAAAGTGATAAAAAGGAATATGCCAAGGCAGTGGTTGAGATTGCAATGTCAAGTATAGGTAAGTCAACATTGCCTGAGGACATAAAATACAAACTTTTGGACAACAGAACTTATGATGTTGAACAAATTCCTAGGATAAAATAA
- a CDS encoding P-loop NTPase family protein, with protein sequence MRHIIAVIDTDIRFALKLSDFLSKEDRIPFKAVAYTSFHMYSNETSSMEIVAFITDLDNVDECISTGLPVILLSDDAMVKSKYTNSSKLFCSIFKFCGVHIIVDELLGFFSQNDSFGLNSTCKNTKVYGVYSPINRCGRSSLSVAFHSYFCSESNSSLLISFDEYDSVFAVLRKENSRDLSDVFYCYKTGDLNFAKLGECISRVEDLNILLPARYNEDLFYLSDNELTKFMNDILMANLFEIIVIDFGSIGRRSMQILDMCEKIFCPIMGESGSVESTKINEFKSLLGRNGYSEIIHKLHEIKLPKDDISTDIFNFTKLKRHDYFIQISKIAEGL encoded by the coding sequence ATGAGGCATATTATAGCGGTGATTGATACAGATATACGCTTTGCCTTAAAATTATCTGATTTTCTTTCTAAGGAGGATAGGATTCCTTTCAAAGCTGTCGCTTATACTTCATTCCACATGTACAGTAATGAGACTTCTTCTATGGAGATAGTGGCATTTATTACAGATCTTGACAATGTGGATGAATGTATATCTACCGGACTTCCGGTTATCCTTCTATCAGATGATGCAATGGTAAAGTCAAAATATACCAATTCGTCAAAGCTTTTCTGTTCAATATTCAAATTTTGTGGTGTACATATTATTGTTGATGAGCTGCTAGGTTTCTTTTCCCAAAACGATTCGTTTGGACTTAACAGTACATGTAAAAATACCAAAGTTTATGGGGTTTATTCTCCTATAAACAGATGTGGCAGATCAAGTCTTTCAGTGGCATTTCATTCTTATTTTTGTTCAGAGTCAAATAGTTCTTTACTTATTTCCTTTGATGAATATGATTCAGTATTTGCCGTTTTGCGAAAAGAAAACAGTAGAGATCTTTCTGATGTATTCTACTGCTACAAAACAGGAGATTTAAATTTTGCAAAACTGGGTGAATGTATCAGCAGGGTGGAGGATTTAAATATTTTATTACCGGCCAGATACAATGAAGATCTGTTCTATCTTTCAGATAATGAGCTTACGAAATTTATGAATGATATTTTGATGGCGAACTTGTTTGAAATCATAGTGATAGATTTTGGCAGTATAGGCAGAAGATCAATGCAAATTTTAGATATGTGTGAAAAGATATTCTGTCCGATAATGGGAGAAAGCGGCAGTGTGGAAAGTACAAAGATAAATGAATTCAAATCACTTTTGGGAAGAAACGGATATTCTGAAATTATTCACAAATTGCATGAGATAAAGCTGCCAAAGGATGATATTTCTACAGATATATTTAATTTTACTAAGTTAAAAAGGCATGATTATTTTATACAGATTTCAAAAATAGCAGAGGGCTTGTAA
- a CDS encoding prepilin peptidase gives MIYYIVGSMLVITTFTDILWRKIPNSIVWGYFILGIFTLHFGFAIRFLVALFLFSILYHLKFFGAGDVKLFSLLIGFLGTYEGMNMTFIAIVLASIGSLIYMLLSGQLFIRFNMLINYCMRVIATGKLERYYEYDRIDKCLIPMVPFFLAGFILWRCFC, from the coding sequence ATGATTTATTATATAGTAGGCAGTATGTTGGTAATTACAACCTTTACTGACATACTATGGAGGAAGATACCAAATAGTATTGTTTGGGGATATTTTATTCTGGGAATTTTTACATTACATTTTGGATTTGCAATTAGATTTTTAGTTGCATTATTTCTTTTTTCTATTCTATACCATCTCAAGTTTTTTGGTGCGGGAGATGTAAAATTATTTTCTTTGCTAATAGGATTTCTAGGTACATATGAGGGTATGAATATGACATTTATCGCGATAGTCTTGGCAAGTATAGGCTCATTAATTTATATGCTGCTAAGCGGTCAGCTATTTATTAGATTCAATATGCTCATAAACTATTGTATGAGAGTCATTGCTACTGGTAAGCTTGAAAGATACTATGAATATGATAGGATAGATAAATGTCTGATACCCATGGTTCCGTTTTTTCTGGCAGGCTTTATATTGTGGAGGTGCTTTTGTTAA
- a CDS encoding CpaF family protein, which produces MLNRKVTDEDFLRIQIVKKETESQIQSESIYEQLKKEIRDKLSDLRNIDDEELYEIIDEEIIHKEHSFYIPLEEKLNIRNSLFDSFRRLDILQELLDSKDITEIMVNGKDDIFVEKCGKVMKWNKSFVNNEVLEDMIQQIVSKVNRVVNVSSPIADARLSDGSRVHIVLPPISLDGPIITIRKFPEVISMERMISYGTLSEECAKFLEMLVCSGYNIFISGGTNSGKTTFLNALSGYIPNGERVITIEDSAELQLIHIKNIVRLETKNATLSGDGSIGIGDLIRASLRMNPDRIIVGEVRGREALDMLQAMNTGHDGSLSTGHGNSAKDMLSRLETMVLSGADLPLAAIRSQIASALDILIHLGRLREGERRMLEILEVLPYENGEIGLNKLYEFDMEEKKHKKVGELKNKQKLFAAGYRL; this is translated from the coding sequence TTGTTAAATAGGAAAGTAACAGATGAAGATTTTCTAAGGATACAGATAGTAAAAAAAGAAACTGAAAGCCAAATACAAAGTGAGAGCATATATGAGCAGCTCAAGAAAGAAATAAGAGATAAGCTTTCAGACCTTAGAAATATAGATGATGAAGAATTATATGAAATAATAGATGAGGAGATAATACATAAGGAACATTCTTTTTATATTCCACTTGAAGAAAAATTGAATATCAGAAATTCGTTATTTGATTCGTTTAGAAGACTGGATATATTGCAGGAACTTTTGGATTCTAAAGACATTACAGAGATAATGGTAAATGGAAAAGATGATATCTTTGTAGAGAAATGTGGAAAGGTAATGAAATGGAATAAGAGTTTTGTGAACAATGAAGTTTTGGAGGATATGATACAGCAGATAGTGAGTAAGGTGAATAGGGTGGTGAATGTATCCTCACCTATTGCAGACGCCAGACTCTCTGACGGCTCAAGAGTACATATAGTGTTGCCTCCAATATCACTTGATGGTCCAATTATTACTATAAGAAAATTTCCTGAAGTTATCAGTATGGAAAGGATGATATCATATGGAACCTTATCTGAGGAATGTGCAAAGTTTTTGGAAATGCTGGTATGTTCCGGATACAATATATTTATATCAGGGGGAACCAATTCAGGTAAGACTACATTTTTGAACGCACTATCCGGCTATATACCAAATGGGGAAAGAGTTATTACAATAGAGGATTCTGCAGAACTCCAGCTTATACATATAAAAAATATCGTAAGGCTTGAGACTAAGAATGCTACTTTAAGCGGTGATGGAAGTATAGGTATAGGAGATCTGATAAGAGCTTCTCTACGAATGAATCCTGATAGGATAATAGTGGGAGAGGTAAGAGGTAGAGAAGCACTGGATATGTTGCAGGCTATGAATACAGGACATGACGGTTCTTTAAGCACTGGACATGGAAATAGTGCAAAGGATATGCTCTCAAGGCTTGAAACTATGGTATTAAGTGGTGCGGATCTACCACTTGCCGCCATAAGATCACAGATAGCAAGTGCATTGGATATTCTGATACATCTTGGCAGGCTTAGAGAGGGAGAAAGAAGAATGCTTGAGATTTTGGAGGTTTTGCCCTATGAAAATGGGGAAATTGGACTTAATAAACTCTATGAGTTCGATATGGAAGAAAAGAAACATAAAAAGGTCGGAGAACTCAAAAACAAACAAAAACTATTCGCAGCAGGCTATAGATTATAA
- a CDS encoding type II secretion system F family protein — translation MIAEKKRKLVLEFKEAIMILSSLLNAGYSLENSVKEALVELRLLYSKDNLIIREFEYINQLIYMNISVEKAFDDLAYRSHSEDIKSFAKVLRIAKRSGGKLESIISHTVNVIGDKVRVKEEIVTMTAAKRFEQSVMNIFPLFIILYIDISSPGFFNIMYTTIIGRLCMSMGLIVYLFAMYISKSLLNIEV, via the coding sequence TTGATTGCAGAAAAGAAACGCAAGCTGGTACTGGAATTTAAGGAGGCAATAATGATACTCTCTTCTCTTTTAAATGCCGGATATTCTCTGGAAAACTCTGTAAAAGAAGCATTGGTGGAACTTAGATTATTATATTCAAAAGATAATCTGATAATTAGAGAGTTTGAGTATATAAATCAACTTATATATATGAATATCAGTGTGGAAAAAGCATTTGATGATCTGGCGTATAGAAGTCATAGTGAAGATATCAAAAGTTTTGCAAAGGTTTTGAGGATTGCAAAGAGGAGTGGAGGCAAACTTGAAAGTATCATTTCACATACAGTGAATGTTATAGGGGATAAGGTCAGAGTAAAGGAAGAGATAGTAACTATGACTGCTGCAAAAAGGTTTGAACAGAGTGTTATGAATATCTTTCCACTTTTTATAATTTTATATATTGATATAAGCTCTCCCGGATTTTTCAATATCATGTATACGACAATTATCGGTAGATTATGTATGAGTATGGGATTGATAGTGTATTTGTTTGCAATGTATATTTCAAAAAGTCTTTTAAATATTGAGGTGTAG
- a CDS encoding Flp1 family type IVb pilin: MFEFWKGFMENEDGVGVIEIVLVLVVLIGLVLIFKGNISKLLNNIFKEINKKSKEVYN; encoded by the coding sequence ATGTTTGAATTTTGGAAGGGTTTTATGGAGAATGAGGACGGAGTAGGTGTTATAGAAATTGTTCTGGTTTTGGTAGTTCTTATAGGTCTTGTTTTAATATTTAAAGGAAATATAAGTAAACTGTTGAATAACATATTTAAGGAGATAAATAAGAAGTCAAAAGAGGTATACAATTGA
- a CDS encoding DUF5702 domain-containing protein has product MRKRGSITIFVCLIFVCISALICGLLESARTSAARLYLQTAGYSAIDSLFSRYHRALWENYKILSFESENDENIKDLMLSYMEPYVDNSGMYRIQNPQINLNKKINLNDNGGMYLEQEIIDYMSLGTFESIFDGSPDDLWKNIEDAKSMEKITSEYGLSSKEAIEVEKSLSRISKNIAEQEKIKSDMKNAFNMRNITELEKLCNDLKKSVKEIPDLVKKYEKQADKMSKKIREIEDKNTENLSKLSEGNRSYIEGEIAKFKEYVDKDSERRTEVIALTLLSENSINEIEHLESDIDILKERIEEDDEDEQDQDISENWDIVGEDISSMTEMKLDFKHGIADEEKEDQLKQVKDLISNGVFSLVIPENREVSLKTVNTLSLPSNAITNGYTDRNLAERLLINEYLGAYFADFTDDIDTPLSYELEYILNGRSSDKENLENTILKILAIREGLNYMHIISDSSKMQMAYELAATISGVLCLPQITFLIKFLIIAVWALVESVIDIRCLLEGGKIPLIKNKDDWRSNLSSIFNILNTNIVEEGEISGRGINYEGYLKMLLYTEDPVKRNFRMMDIMQLDIGVDQKDFLIQDMIYGIDADIGCGARRLFSEISLFSDEFSILSSGYDIRIKVEKIY; this is encoded by the coding sequence TTGAGAAAAAGAGGTTCAATTACAATCTTTGTATGTTTGATATTTGTATGTATCAGTGCATTGATATGTGGACTTTTGGAGTCTGCAAGGACCTCGGCCGCAAGATTATACTTGCAAACAGCAGGATACTCGGCAATAGATTCATTATTTAGTAGATATCACAGAGCTTTGTGGGAGAATTATAAAATACTCTCATTTGAAAGTGAAAATGATGAAAATATAAAGGATCTTATGCTCTCATATATGGAACCATATGTGGATAATAGCGGAATGTATAGGATTCAAAATCCACAGATAAACTTGAATAAGAAGATTAATCTAAATGATAATGGTGGAATGTATTTGGAACAGGAAATAATTGATTATATGAGTTTGGGTACTTTTGAATCTATATTTGACGGGTCTCCTGATGATTTGTGGAAAAACATAGAAGATGCAAAGAGCATGGAAAAGATTACCTCCGAATATGGACTCAGCTCAAAGGAAGCTATTGAGGTTGAAAAGTCATTATCAAGAATTTCTAAAAATATTGCTGAACAAGAAAAGATAAAATCTGATATGAAGAATGCATTTAATATGAGAAATATTACAGAACTTGAAAAGCTTTGTAATGATTTAAAGAAGAGTGTAAAAGAGATCCCGGATCTTGTAAAAAAATATGAGAAGCAAGCCGATAAGATGTCTAAGAAAATAAGAGAGATAGAAGATAAAAATACTGAGAATCTTTCCAAGCTTTCTGAAGGAAACAGATCATATATTGAGGGTGAGATAGCAAAATTTAAGGAGTATGTAGATAAGGACAGTGAGAGAAGAACAGAAGTCATAGCACTTACTTTACTCAGTGAAAACAGTATCAATGAAATAGAACATTTGGAGTCAGATATTGATATTTTGAAGGAAAGAATAGAAGAGGATGATGAAGATGAACAAGATCAGGATATCAGTGAAAATTGGGACATTGTGGGAGAAGATATATCTTCTATGACAGAGATGAAGCTTGATTTCAAGCATGGTATAGCTGATGAGGAAAAAGAGGATCAATTAAAACAGGTAAAGGATTTGATTTCTAATGGTGTATTTTCATTAGTGATTCCGGAAAACAGAGAGGTATCCTTAAAAACTGTAAATACACTTAGTTTGCCCTCAAATGCAATAACAAATGGCTATACAGACAGAAATTTGGCAGAGAGATTGTTGATAAATGAATATTTAGGAGCCTATTTTGCGGATTTTACTGATGATATTGATACACCACTATCATATGAACTTGAGTATATATTGAATGGCAGAAGTTCCGATAAAGAAAATCTTGAAAATACGATATTAAAGATTCTTGCAATACGAGAGGGATTAAATTATATGCATATTATATCAGATTCCTCCAAGATGCAAATGGCATATGAACTTGCAGCGACTATAAGTGGAGTGCTATGTCTGCCGCAAATAACTTTCCTTATAAAGTTTCTTATAATTGCAGTCTGGGCATTGGTGGAGTCTGTTATAGATATAAGATGCCTTTTGGAAGGAGGTAAGATACCTCTGATTAAAAATAAAGATGATTGGAGGAGCAATCTATCATCTATATTCAATATCTTAAATACAAATATTGTAGAAGAGGGGGAAATCTCAGGGAGAGGTATAAACTATGAGGGATATCTGAAAATGCTTTTGTATACAGAGGATCCTGTGAAGAGAAATTTTAGAATGATGGACATAATGCAGCTGGATATAGGTGTGGATCAAAAAGATTTTCTAATACAGGATATGATATACGGTATAGACGCAGATATAGGATGTGGAGCAAGAAGGTTATTTAGTGAGATATCTTTGTTTTCTGATGAGTTTTCTATACTTAGTTCAGGCTATGATATTAGAATAAAAGTAGAAAAAATATACTGA
- a CDS encoding prepilin peptidase, producing the protein MNIELVEKMVLILFLIIFTFQDIRKKEIHTIGVVLFYMIIVDIQIYKFLTGININFGDMILGICSGVLLLPLSKLNILGEGDAFVFIGSGAILGLNGNILLFFISIFIVSIYALFMSVYCMIKKRKIKGMQVAMLPFITMANCIIWICI; encoded by the coding sequence TTGAATATTGAGCTTGTAGAAAAGATGGTTTTAATATTGTTTTTGATTATTTTTACATTTCAGGATATAAGGAAAAAAGAAATACATACTATCGGAGTAGTATTATTCTATATGATAATTGTAGATATTCAAATATATAAATTTTTGACAGGGATTAATATAAATTTTGGAGATATGATACTCGGTATATGTAGTGGGGTTTTACTCCTGCCATTGTCAAAGTTAAATATTTTGGGAGAGGGTGATGCATTTGTCTTTATAGGAAGCGGAGCAATACTTGGATTAAATGGTAATATATTGCTGTTTTTTATTTCGATTTTTATAGTTTCAATATATGCACTTTTTATGAGTGTGTACTGTATGATAAAAAAGAGAAAAATAAAGGGCATGCAAGTTGCAATGCTTCCATTTATAACTATGGCAAACTGCATTATATGGATATGCATATGA
- a CDS encoding DUF6382 domain-containing protein, whose product MKDLKVSYQRNLKSNWLIFEPEERFLMEIKSKYAFEIGMIEHNIIKSFLKPTIKRINSGVEICYDISSLQPLSRILEVRTPGIEEIRSFILEIISATKGLEEFLLEASSVVLDPEFIYSDLDLKKFSFLYIPRSEDNKKEMKLLLENILNSTNKDDKECLFMVYSMLKECQKRDFIIENLEDILDSNLKKDMEIPMFIEEEQIENDIEEKDKRKKQFNIFGGIFKGNKQKNQDEEEEFLEKVFDGYESAPNVSYINEENQGGELSNTVLLTDIKPNKSGRILRTVNGKEDIEISYLPFIIGKQERICDYVLEADGVSRIHLQFFEKDNKLYARDLNSRNGSYINDKKLENEENIRLYNGDSINICGISFILEI is encoded by the coding sequence ATGAAAGACTTAAAGGTCAGTTATCAGAGAAATCTGAAAAGTAATTGGCTTATATTTGAGCCGGAAGAAAGATTCTTGATGGAAATAAAAAGTAAATATGCTTTTGAAATTGGAATGATAGAGCATAATATTATCAAAAGTTTTTTAAAACCAACTATAAAAAGAATAAATAGTGGAGTAGAGATTTGCTATGATATAAGTTCACTACAGCCGCTATCAAGAATACTTGAGGTTAGAACACCGGGAATAGAAGAAATAAGAAGTTTTATATTAGAGATAATATCTGCGACAAAAGGACTGGAGGAGTTTTTACTTGAAGCCTCATCAGTAGTGCTGGATCCGGAATTCATATATTCTGATCTGGATTTAAAAAAATTCTCATTTTTGTATATACCAAGATCTGAAGATAATAAGAAAGAGATGAAATTATTGCTTGAAAATATATTGAATAGTACAAATAAGGATGATAAGGAATGCTTATTTATGGTATACAGTATGCTAAAGGAATGTCAAAAGAGAGATTTTATTATAGAAAACTTAGAAGATATACTTGACTCCAATTTAAAGAAAGATATGGAAATACCAATGTTTATAGAAGAAGAGCAGATAGAAAACGATATAGAAGAAAAGGATAAAAGAAAAAAACAGTTTAATATCTTTGGAGGCATTTTTAAAGGTAATAAACAAAAGAATCAAGATGAGGAAGAAGAATTTTTGGAGAAGGTATTTGATGGATATGAGTCTGCTCCAAATGTGTCATATATAAACGAAGAAAATCAGGGTGGAGAATTATCTAATACAGTTTTATTGACGGATATAAAACCGAATAAGAGTGGCAGAATTTTAAGGACTGTAAATGGAAAAGAGGACATAGAGATTTCATATCTTCCATTTATCATAGGCAAACAGGAGAGAATATGTGACTATGTATTGGAGGCAGATGGAGTTAGCAGGATACATTTACAATTCTTTGAAAAAGACAATAAACTGTATGCCAGAGATCTAAACTCAAGAAATGGTAGTTATATCAATGATAAGAAACTTGAAAATGAAGAAAATATAAGATTGTATAATGGAGATTCTATTAATATTTGTGGTATAAGTTTTATATTGGAAATATAA
- the srtB gene encoding class B sortase, translating into MKEKIRIVLCCIFLAIAVYSGFNIVRIQSEYKKGVDTYKEIDKYTIEQTAEQINVGSVENTVEEKPYPEVDFKGLKSLNEDVIGWIYIPDTEINYPIVHTADNDYYLDHMVDRTENSAGSIFLDARNPSDFSDLHSIIYGHHMKNGSMFAALKGYKKQEFFDEHKVGYLITEAGVYRIDFFAGHVANVEEDAWQLDFLDNAEFDKWIKYLKDTSAFQSDIDPQYGDKIFTLSTCSYEFDDARFILTGKLTKIE; encoded by the coding sequence GTGAAAGAAAAAATAAGAATAGTATTATGCTGTATATTTTTGGCAATAGCGGTATATTCAGGATTTAATATAGTAAGGATACAAAGTGAATACAAAAAGGGTGTGGATACCTATAAAGAGATTGATAAGTATACTATAGAACAGACAGCAGAACAGATAAATGTGGGGAGTGTGGAAAATACTGTTGAAGAAAAGCCTTATCCAGAGGTGGATTTTAAAGGATTGAAGTCCTTGAATGAAGATGTTATAGGATGGATATATATACCTGATACAGAGATAAACTATCCTATAGTACATACAGCAGATAATGATTATTATCTGGACCATATGGTGGACAGAACAGAAAATTCGGCCGGTTCGATATTCTTAGATGCAAGAAATCCTAGTGATTTCAGTGATTTGCACAGTATAATATATGGACATCATATGAAAAATGGAAGTATGTTTGCCGCATTAAAGGGATATAAGAAGCAGGAATTTTTTGATGAACATAAGGTAGGTTATTTGATAACTGAAGCCGGAGTATATAGAATAGATTTCTTCGCAGGGCATGTGGCAAATGTGGAAGAGGATGCGTGGCAGCTGGATTTTTTAGACAATGCAGAGTTTGATAAATGGATAAAATACCTGAAGGATACTTCAGCATTTCAATCAGATATAGATCCCCAATATGGTGATAAGATTTTTACACTTTCCACTTGTAGTTATGAGTTTGATGATGCTAGATTTATATTGACCGGTAAGCTGACAAAAATCGAATAG
- a CDS encoding M20 metallopeptidase family protein: MNILEEVKKIHETLVELRRDFHSHPELSMQEYRTATRIEEELDKLGIEHYRSTNTGVIGLIRGMAKSEPAKNIGSDESESNVGHQNSTREGKDRIVALRADIDALPILERDDREYCSINQGIMHACGHDVHNTSLLGAAIILANNRDKFAGTVKLIFQPGEEIGAGAQTMIENGEMKGVERIFGLHVAPDLRCGEVGVTSGINNASVDHFRIEIEGKATHVSTPQLGTDALYIAAQTVVALQALVTRTTSPIDPVVIGIGILNSGTSYNIVSGSGIIEGTTRTTSAKTRQEVKDKVTKTAKNIAQIYGGTAKVVWKDYTSALINDDRVSEEVRSIVEDILGKNAAKIRPISLGGDNFAEFLLEVPGAYAYLGTSNERLPNTLIQIHNEGFDIDEKALDIGAALYAEYAIRWLNLEF; encoded by the coding sequence ATGAATATATTAGAGGAAGTAAAAAAAATACATGAAACTTTGGTGGAACTTAGAAGAGATTTTCATTCACATCCTGAACTGAGTATGCAGGAGTATCGTACAGCTACAAGAATAGAAGAAGAACTTGATAAGCTTGGAATAGAGCATTATAGAAGTACGAATACAGGTGTTATAGGATTGATAAGAGGTATGGCAAAGTCAGAGCCGGCAAAAAATATCGGATCAGATGAATCTGAAAGTAATGTAGGACATCAAAACAGTACCAGAGAAGGAAAGGATAGAATAGTAGCACTTAGGGCAGATATAGATGCTCTTCCAATACTTGAAAGAGATGACAGAGAGTACTGCTCTATAAATCAGGGTATAATGCATGCCTGTGGACATGATGTTCACAATACTTCCTTGCTGGGAGCAGCTATAATACTTGCAAATAATAGGGATAAGTTTGCAGGGACTGTAAAGCTTATATTCCAACCGGGAGAGGAAATAGGTGCAGGTGCTCAGACTATGATAGAGAATGGTGAAATGAAGGGTGTTGAGAGAATTTTCGGATTACATGTGGCACCGGATCTAAGATGTGGAGAGGTAGGTGTTACAAGTGGTATAAATAATGCCTCTGTTGATCATTTCAGGATAGAAATAGAGGGAAAGGCAACACATGTGTCCACACCTCAACTTGGAACGGATGCACTTTATATAGCAGCTCAAACAGTTGTGGCTTTGCAAGCCTTGGTGACAAGGACTACATCACCTATAGATCCTGTTGTAATAGGTATAGGTATATTGAATTCGGGAACTTCTTATAATATTGTCTCAGGAAGTGGAATTATAGAGGGTACGACCAGAACTACATCAGCAAAGACTAGGCAAGAGGTAAAGGATAAGGTAACAAAAACTGCAAAAAATATAGCGCAAATTTATGGTGGAACTGCCAAAGTTGTTTGGAAGGATTATACATCAGCTCTAATCAATGATGATAGAGTATCAGAGGAAGTTAGAAGTATTGTCGAAGATATTTTGGGAAAAAATGCAGCAAAGATCAGACCTATATCTCTGGGTGGAGATAATTTTGCAGAGTTCCTTTTGGAGGTTCCGGGTGCGTATGCATATCTTGGAACTTCCAATGAGAGATTGCCAAACACTTTGATACAGATACATAATGAAGGATTTGATATAGATGAGAAGGCTTTGGACATAGGGGCTGCATTGTATGCAGAGTATGCCATAAGATGGCTTAATCTTGAATTTTAA